DNA sequence from the Cupriavidus oxalaticus genome:
GGCGTCGGCGATGGCACCGTGCTTGATCACCTCGGCCATGCCGGCGGCCAGCTCGCGCGGGGGCAGCGTGCGCAGCGTGTCGATATCGGCGATCACCGCGTTGGGCTGGTGGAACGCGCCGATCATGTTCTTGCCGAGCGGGTGGTTGATGCCGGTCTTGCCGCCCACCGACGAATCCACCTGCGACAGCAGCGTGGTCGGCACCTGGATGAACGGCACCCCGCGCATATAACAGGCGGCGGCAAACCCGGTCATGTCGCCCACCACCCCGCCGCCCAGCGCCACCAGCGTGGTCTTGCGGTCGGCGCCGGCCTGCAGCAGCGCGTCGAAGATCAGGTTCAGCGTTTCCCACTGCTTGAAGGCCTCGCCGTCGGGCAGCGTGACCGTGCGCACGGTCTTGCCGAGCGACTTCAGGTTGGCCTCGACGCGCGCCGCATAGAGCGGACCCACGGTCTCGTTGGTAACAATGACGGCGTGCTGGCCGCGCACGTGCGGGCGCAGCAGTTCGGCGTTGTCGAGCAGGCCGGTACCGATATGGATGGGGTAGCTGCGCGCTCCCAGGTCGACTTCAAGCGTGATCATGGATGAGTGGGGTCCTGCGGCGCCGGTTGCGCGGGATGGATCGCAAAGCCGGCCATTTCGAGTTGCATCAGCACCATATTAGCAAGCTGCGCCACCGAAGGCTTGCCGGTTTCAATAATGAAATCCGCCACCTCGCGATAAAGCGGGTCGCGCTGGGCGTACAGCGCCTCGAGCTTGCCCTTGGGATC
Encoded proteins:
- the aroB gene encoding 3-dehydroquinate synthase, with protein sequence MITLEVDLGARSYPIHIGTGLLDNAELLRPHVRGQHAVIVTNETVGPLYAARVEANLKSLGKTVRTVTLPDGEAFKQWETLNLIFDALLQAGADRKTTLVALGGGVVGDMTGFAAACYMRGVPFIQVPTTLLSQVDSSVGGKTGINHPLGKNMIGAFHQPNAVIADIDTLRTLPPRELAAGMAEVIKHGAIADAEYFAWIERNIKALNDCDPELMAVAVQRSCEIKAGVVAQDEREGGLRAILNFGHTFGHAIEAGMGYGAWLHGEAVGCGMVMAADLSHRLGFIDTETRARIRELTLAANLPVVAPELGTDRYIEMMKVDKKAEAGSIKFILLKKLGEAFITTVPDADLRATLQHAVLKPPTEATVA